One Rosa chinensis cultivar Old Blush chromosome 3, RchiOBHm-V2, whole genome shotgun sequence DNA window includes the following coding sequences:
- the LOC112191505 gene encoding protein SMAX1-LIKE 3, producing MRAGGCTLQQGLTTEAANIVKLALTLARHRGHAQVTPLHVANTMLSSSTGLLRTACLQSHSHPLQCKALELCFNVALNRLPASNSSPMLGGGHHPQNPSISNALVAAFKRAQAHQRRGSIENQQQPLLAVKIELEQLIISILDDPSVSRVMREAGFSSTQVKSNVEQAVSIEICNSQTTTTPCVSSSKSKESNLQLIPLSVVPNLDPVRNEDVTSVIENLVKKRRKSIVIVGECLASVEGVVRGVMEKVDKGDQHVVVDEGFSLREVKFVTLSLSSFGHISRVEVEQKLGELKSLVRSSVGKGIILYLGDLKWITEYRTSSSSSHDQQGIRGYYCPVEHMIMELGNLVCGINGETNGGRVWLVGIATFQTYMRCKSGHPSLETVWGIHPLTTPSTSLRLSLVTAESELHSESTSKIAETGTSRLVVLEGGYQKKLTCCDECSNKFEEEAQSLRSSSICNSESTTSSLPAWLQQYKNENKGLNTTTNNHQNFVSVSDLCKKWNSICKAMHHQQHSNNSSELKTLTIFSSLSPSSSTSGFSYEQQQYPTLHHHHSWRDQHFWISEARDKAVEPNLTMYSSNPNSTPNSASSSDVMETDYVPRFKEINGENLKTLCNALETKVPWQKDVIPDIASTILKCRSGMVRRKGSKVGTNFSPEVKEETWLFFQGLDMEAKEKVARELARLVFGSQTNLISIALSSFSSTRADSTEDCRSKRPRDEQSCSYVERFAEAVAFNPHRVFLVEDVEQADYCSQMGFKRAIERGRITNSSGEEVGLGDAIIILSCESFSSRSRACSPPIKQKSSEDEDHKDSSPRASLDLNISFDNDDVDGDQSIDDIGLLESVDRRIIFKIQEL from the exons ATGAGAGCAGGAGGTTGCACGCTCCAACAGGGTCTAACTACAGAGGCTGCGAACATAGTAAAGCTAGCACTAACCCTAGCAAGGCACCGAGGCCATGCCCAAGTCACTCCTCTCCATGTTGCAAACACCATGCTCTCTTCTTCAACCGGCCTATTGCGAACTGCTTGCCTTCAATCACACTCTCACCCACTTCAATGCAAAGCACTTGAGCTTTGCTTCAATGTTGCCCTCAACCGCCTCCCGGCCTCCAATTCCAGCCCCATGTTGGGTGGCGGTCACCACCCACAAAACCCTTCCATCTCCAACGCCTTGGTCGCTGCTTTCAAGCGCGCGCAGGCTCACCAACGCCGCGGTTCCATTGAGAACCAGCAGCAGCCCCTTCTAGCAGTGAAGATAGAGCTGGAGCAACTCATAATTTCAATCTTAGATGATCCAAGTGTAAGTAGAGTCATGAGAGAAGCTGGGTTTTCTAGTACCCAGGTCAAAAGCAATGTAGAACAAGCTGTCTCCATAGAAATATGTAACTCCCAAACTACTACTACTCCTTGTGTAAGTAGTAGTAAGTCCAAGGAGAGTAATCTCCAGTTGATTCCTTTGTCAGTGGTACCTAATCTAGATCCAGTTAGGAATGAGGATGTGACAAGTGTTATAGAGAATTTggtgaagaaaagaaggaagagtATTGTGATTGTGGGTGAGTGTCTTGCTAGTGTTGAGGGCGTGGTGAGGGGAGTGATGGAGAAGGTTGATAAGGGAGATCAACATGTTGTCGTTGATGAGGGTTTCAGTTTGAGAGAGGTGAAATTTGtaacactttctctctcctcttttggACATATTTCTAGAGTAGAGGTTGAACAGAAACTTGGAGAACTCAAGAGCCTAGTGAGGAGCAGTGTGGGGAAAGGAATAATTTTGTATCTGGGAGATCTCAAGTGGATTACTGAGTATAGGACTAGTAGTAGTTCAAGTCATGATCAGCAGGGAATTAGGGGGTATTATTGTCCTGTGGAGCACATGATCATGGAGCTTGGGAACCTGGTTTGTGGGATTAATGGTGAGACTAATGGTGGGAGGGTTTGGCTTGTGGGGATTGCTACTTTTCAAACTTACATGAGATGCAAATCTGGCCATCCATCACTTGAGACTGTTTGGGGTATTCATCCTCTAACAACTCCCTCAACCAGCCTGCGCTTGAGTCTTGTCACAGCTGAAAG TGAGCTACACAGTGAGTCTACAAGCAAGATAGCTGAAACTGGAACTAGCAGGCTAGTAGTACTCGAAGGTGGATATCAGAAGAAGCTCACTTGCTGTGACGAATGCTCAAACAAGTTCGAAGAAGAAGCTCAAAGCTTACGAAGCAGTAGCATTTGTAACAGTGAATCCACCACTTCAAGCCTTCCTGCATGGCTCCAACAGTACAAAAATGAGAACAAAGGACTAAACACAACTACTAATAATCATCAG AACTTTGTCTCAGTTTCAGACCTTTGCAAAAAGTGGAACTCCATTTGCAAAGCAATGCACCACCAACAGCATTCCAATAATTCTTCTGAGCTCAAGACTCTTACAatattctcttctctctcacccTCTTCCTCCACTTCCGGTTTTTCATATGAGCAACAACAATACCCTACTTTGCACCACCATCATTCTTGGAGGGACCAACATTTCTGGATATCCGAAGCTCGTGACAAGGCTGTCGAACCGAATTTGACAATGTACTCATCAAATCCTAATTCCACTCCTAATTCGGCTTCATCCAGTGATGTCATGGAAACAGACTATGTTCCGAGGTTCAAGGAGATCAATGGCGAGAACCTGAAAACCCTATGCAATGCATTGGAGACAAAAGTGCCGTGGCAGAAGGATGTAATTCCTGACATAGCCTCCACAATCTTGAAATGCAGGTCCGGAATGGTCAGAAGAAAAGGGAGTAAGGTGGGCACTAATTTCAGCCCCGAGGTAAAAGAGGAAACATGGTTGTTCTTTCAAGGTCTTGATATGGAAGCTAAGGAAAAAGTTGCAAGGGAATTAGCTCGTCTTGTTTTCGGGTCTCAAACCAACCTCATTTCCATTGCACTAAGCAGTTTCTCGTCGACTCGGGCAGACTCAACCGAGGATTGCAGAAGCAAAAGACCACGTGACGAACAAAGTTGCAGTTATGTGGAAAGGTTCGCTGAGGCGGTGGCGTTTAATCCACATAGGGTATTTTTAGTTGAAGATGTAGAGCAAGCGGACTATTGCTCTCAAATGGGGTTTAAGAGAGCGATCGAAAGAGGGAGAATAACAAATTCGAGTGGAGAAGAAGTTGGCCTTGGAGATGCCATCATTATTTTGAGCTGCGAAAGCTTTAGTTCGAGATCAAGAGCTTGCTCTCCCCCAATAAAGCAAAAATCATCAGAAGACGAAGATCATAAGGATTCAAGTCCTCGTGCGTCTTTGGATTTGAACATTTCGTTTGATAATGACGATGTTGATGGTGATCAGTCAATTGATGACATTGGTCTTCTTGAATCGGTTGATAGAAGGatcattttcaaaattcaaGAACTGTAA